A segment of the Opitutia bacterium genome:
CGAACATCTCGAGCTTCGGCCTCAAGGACGCGGAGTTCTGCGCCAAACTGCTCGAGCAGGAAAAGGTCGCCGCCGTCCCGGGCTCGTCGTTCGGCGCCGAGGGCTACCTGCGGCTCAGCTACGCGACGTCCGACGAGATCCTGCGCAAGGGCGTCGAACGCCTCACGCGCTTCTGCGCCGGCTTGAAAAAGTAGGCGCGACGCACCTCCGGCCTGCAACCGCCTCGGCGGCCCGAGCGTCATCCCGACATGCGCTGGCCGACCGGTTTCATTCTTGCCGCACTGACTTTCGCGGTGGCTCCGCACGCCTTGGCGCGCGAGCCGATCCGTCGGACGTGGGAGGTTGCCGGCGTGAATCGGCAGGCGGAAATCTGGCTGCCTGAGCAAAAATCCACCAACGGCGCGCCGGTGGTGTTCCTCTTCCATGGCCACGGCGGGAATGCCAGGCAGATCGCGCGCTCGATGCCCATCCCGCAACTGTGGCCCGAGGCCCTGGTCGTGTGCATGCAGGGATTGCCGACGCCCGGGCAGTTGACCGATCGCGAAGGGAAACTGAACGGCTGGCAAGCCGCGCCGGGCGACCAGGGCGATCGCGACCTCGCGTTTTTCGACGCCGTGCTGACGACGTTGCGCCGCGACTACCCGATCGATGCGCGTCGCATCCACGCCACGGGTCACTCGAACGGCGGCGGGTTCACGTATTTGTTGTGGGCGATGCGACGCGACGTGTTCGCGGCGTTCGCGCCCTCGTCCGCCGTGGCGGGGCGATTTGCGCACCGTCTGACGCCGGCGCCCGTCCTCCATCTTGCGGGGAGAAACGATGAACTCGTGAAGTTCGCGTGGCAGGAGCGCATGATCGCGCACCTCCGTGAACTGAATTCCTGCGCCGCGACCGGCACGCGCGAGGGCGGATACGTGACGCGCTACGCGTCGGCCAGCGGCAACCCGACGGCGACATTCATCCACAACGGAGGACACCAACTCCCTGCGGCGGCGAGCGCTGCGGTGGTGGAATTCCTCCGCGCGCAGGCTCGAACGGAGTAGCCGGACGCGCGCGGAGTTCAGGCGAGCGCGGTCTCGTTTGCCGGCCCGGATTCAACGGCCCGAAGCGACGGTGGTGTCCGGGAACGC
Coding sequences within it:
- a CDS encoding esterase, with product MRWPTGFILAALTFAVAPHALAREPIRRTWEVAGVNRQAEIWLPEQKSTNGAPVVFLFHGHGGNARQIARSMPIPQLWPEALVVCMQGLPTPGQLTDREGKLNGWQAAPGDQGDRDLAFFDAVLTTLRRDYPIDARRIHATGHSNGGGFTYLLWAMRRDVFAAFAPSSAVAGRFAHRLTPAPVLHLAGRNDELVKFAWQERMIAHLRELNSCAATGTREGGYVTRYASASGNPTATFIHNGGHQLPAAASAAVVEFLRAQARTE